In one Flavobacteriales bacterium genomic region, the following are encoded:
- a CDS encoding TonB-dependent receptor: MKGRMERVSGWRSALMLVSALWVSGGLRGQEGDSVKVVGLRSVEVVGDRHGHAAARLPEFHETLIMAGKKNEVLRLRAREADLSTNLARQVFAKAPGITVWESEGSGIQTSIAARGLSPNRSWEFNVRQSGYDICAEAFGYPEAYYSPPLEAVERIEVIRGAASLQFGPQFGGLVNYRMKRGAPDRLAAVELRQTTGSYGLSNTYASVDGTWRRLSYHVFHQRRSADGWRSNSRYTTSASGASVAWAASGRLELGLEYTRMDYVSQQPGGLTDHDLQVGPRSSQRARNWFSAPWNVAAITADLRLNPRSRASLKVFGTLAERNSVGFLRPIQEPDTFITALGSFAPRQVDRDAYANTGAELRILQGFSAGRVKGNLSAGLRLYRGRTDRRQQGRGTAGSDFDLALTDAFARDLALTTENAAVFAESQFKLGERLSIVPGARIELIRSAVQGRVAALPRGELPRDARERRVVLYGVGAEYRVTATASLYANYSTAYRPVLFSELTPAATTDIVDPALRDASGANADLGYRGNIGRFIAFDAGVYRLVYRDRIGTVQRDGGVFRTNIGDSESRGAEAYAEADALGLLAPHGRWGALRVFASVAVMSTRYTRWSNPALAGDPVRGIEGKRVEYAPERVERYGLTYARKRVSVTALVNRVGDVYTDAANSEAPNGAATVGRIDAYQLLDLSGSWLLREGVEVIIGVRNAGDAVYATRRAGGYPGPGLLPGEGRTFYLTLSARL; encoded by the coding sequence ATGAAGGGTCGCATGGAACGCGTGAGCGGATGGCGGAGCGCTTTGATGCTGGTGTCAGCCTTATGGGTCAGCGGTGGGCTTCGGGGTCAGGAAGGCGATAGCGTGAAGGTGGTCGGCCTCCGCTCCGTGGAGGTGGTCGGCGATCGGCACGGGCATGCTGCAGCGCGGCTTCCCGAATTCCACGAGACCCTGATCATGGCTGGCAAGAAGAACGAAGTGCTCCGCTTGCGCGCCCGTGAAGCAGACCTCTCCACCAACCTGGCGCGCCAGGTATTCGCCAAGGCTCCGGGCATCACCGTGTGGGAAAGCGAAGGCTCGGGCATCCAGACTTCCATCGCGGCGCGCGGCCTCAGCCCGAACAGGTCCTGGGAGTTCAATGTGCGGCAGAGCGGATACGACATCTGCGCCGAGGCATTCGGCTATCCTGAGGCGTACTACAGCCCGCCCTTGGAGGCGGTGGAGCGGATCGAGGTGATACGGGGCGCCGCTTCGCTGCAGTTCGGCCCCCAGTTCGGCGGGCTGGTCAATTACCGCATGAAGCGCGGAGCCCCGGACAGGCTGGCCGCGGTGGAGCTGCGGCAGACCACCGGCTCCTACGGGCTCAGCAATACATACGCATCCGTGGATGGCACCTGGCGTCGCCTGTCCTATCATGTCTTCCATCAGCGGCGCAGCGCCGATGGATGGCGGTCGAACAGCCGGTACACGACATCCGCCTCCGGCGCATCGGTGGCCTGGGCGGCCTCCGGCCGCTTGGAGCTGGGGCTCGAGTACACGCGCATGGATTATGTGTCCCAGCAGCCCGGTGGACTCACGGACCATGACTTACAAGTGGGTCCGAGGTCGAGTCAGCGGGCCCGCAATTGGTTCAGCGCGCCGTGGAACGTGGCCGCCATCACGGCTGACCTCCGGCTCAACCCGCGCTCTCGGGCCAGCCTCAAGGTGTTCGGCACGCTCGCCGAGCGCAACAGCGTCGGATTCCTCCGCCCGATCCAGGAGCCGGACACCTTCATCACCGCCCTCGGGTCATTCGCTCCCCGACAGGTCGATCGCGATGCATACGCCAATACGGGAGCCGAACTGCGCATCCTGCAGGGATTCAGCGCCGGGCGCGTCAAGGGCAACCTCTCCGCAGGCCTGCGGCTCTACCGGGGGCGCACGGACCGGCGTCAGCAGGGCAGGGGCACGGCGGGGAGCGATTTCGACCTTGCACTGACCGATGCTTTTGCCAGGGACCTGGCGCTAACGACGGAGAATGCCGCGGTATTCGCCGAGAGCCAGTTCAAGTTGGGCGAGCGCCTGAGCATCGTGCCCGGTGCCCGCATCGAACTGATCCGATCCGCCGTGCAGGGCCGGGTCGCCGCTCTGCCACGTGGGGAGCTTCCGCGTGATGCGCGCGAACGGCGCGTGGTGCTCTACGGCGTCGGTGCCGAGTATCGCGTCACCGCCACGGCTTCGCTCTATGCCAACTACAGCACGGCCTACCGGCCGGTGCTCTTCTCCGAGCTCACGCCGGCGGCCACCACCGACATCGTCGACCCTGCGTTGCGCGATGCCAGCGGCGCCAACGCGGACCTGGGCTACAGGGGCAATATCGGCCGCTTCATCGCCTTCGATGCCGGCGTGTACCGCCTCGTGTACCGCGATCGCATCGGAACGGTGCAGCGCGACGGCGGCGTGTTCCGCACGAACATCGGCGACTCGGAGAGCCGGGGCGCGGAGGCCTATGCGGAGGCGGATGCCCTTGGCCTGCTGGCGCCGCACGGCCGCTGGGGAGCGCTCCGGGTCTTCGCATCGGTCGCCGTCATGAGCACGCGCTACACCCGTTGGAGCAACCCGGCGCTGGCGGGCGATCCGGTGCGCGGCATCGAGGGCAAGCGCGTGGAGTATGCGCCCGAGCGCGTGGAGCGCTATGGGCTCACATATGCGCGCAAGCGGGTGTCGGTGACGGCGCTGGTCAACCGGGTCGGCGATGTATACACGGATGCTGCGAATTCGGAGGCCCCCAACGGCGCCGCTACGGTGGGTCGCATCGATGCCTATCAGCTGCTCGACCTCTCGGGGTCCTGGCTCCTGCGTGAGGGCGTCGAGGTCATCATCGGCGTCCGCAATGCCGGCGATGCGGTCTATGCCACGCGGCGTGCGGGCGGCTATCCAGGCCCGGGACTGCTTCCGGGCGAGGGCCGCACGTTCTACCTGACGCTATCGGCCCGGCTCTGA